Proteins encoded by one window of Paenibacillus urinalis:
- the rplT gene encoding 50S ribosomal protein L20, with protein MARVKGGFVVRRRHKKVLKLAKGYFGSKHRIFKTANEQVMKSMVYAYRDRRTTKRNFRKLWIVRINAAARMNGLSYNKFMHGLKLAGVDMNRKMLADLAVNDINAFNSLAVVAKEKINA; from the coding sequence ATGGCAAGAGTAAAGGGCGGATTCGTTGTTCGTCGTCGTCATAAAAAAGTATTGAAACTTGCTAAAGGTTATTTCGGTTCTAAACACCGTATCTTCAAAACAGCTAACGAACAAGTTATGAAATCCATGGTATATGCATACCGTGATCGTCGTACAACAAAACGTAACTTCCGCAAATTGTGGATCGTTCGTATTAACGCAGCAGCTCGCATGAACGGATTGTCTTACAACAAATTCATGCACGGTCTGAAACTCGCTGGAGTTGACATGAACCGTAAAATGCTTGCTGATCTTGCAGTAAACGATATTAATGCATTCAACTCTTTGGCT